The following coding sequences are from one Arachis hypogaea cultivar Tifrunner chromosome 7, arahy.Tifrunner.gnm2.J5K5, whole genome shotgun sequence window:
- the LOC140174394 gene encoding uncharacterized protein has translation MKELLTNKRNWKETKTVVLTKECSAIIQKDLSEKMQDPGRFLICCTISDITIQRVLCDLRAIINFMPLFLLRRLQIDEVKPTRISLQLVDCSIKFSLGFVENLLIKVELFIFPADFIILDMKEDKNAFIILRKKGELALRVNEKEVVLNMLEALQHPSNFEGYMRVDLIEPLIQEVFEVEELDGILKSPSENNLLEIDESSPQGEKPHTPTTEEGPLKLELKSLPPSLKNIFLGEHDSYLVIISSSLRHEEEEALLQVLKSHETALGWTISDLKGICPAKYMHKILLEKVAKSVVQPQRRLNPTMKEVV, from the coding sequence atgaaggaGTTGTTGACTAACAAGAGAAATTGGAAGGAGACTAAAACCGTGGTGCTAAcaaaggaatgcagtgctattattcagAAGGATCTCTCTGAGAAGATGCAAGATCCAGGAAGGTTTTTGATTTGTTGCACCATTAGTGATATCACTATTCAGAGGGTATTATGTGATCTTAGAGCTATCATCAACTTCATGCCACTTTTCTTGTTGAGAAGGCTCCAAATTGATGAGGTAAAAcctactcgtatttctcttcaacttgttgACTGTTCAATTAAGTTTTCTTTGGGATTTGTTGAGAATTTACTTATAAAAGTAGAACTatttatttttcctgctgattttataatattGGATATGAAAGAGGACAAAAATGCATTTATTATTTTGAGGAAAAAGGGTGAATTGGCTTTAAGGGTCAATGAAAAAGAGGTTGTCCTTAATATGCTTGAGGCTCTGCAACATCCTAGTAATTTTGAGGGATATATGAGAGTTGATCTTATTGAGCCACTGATTCAAGAAGTATttgaagttgaagagctagatgGTATTCTGAAATCCCCTTCTGAGAATAatttgcttgaaattgatgaatCATCACCTCAGGGGGAGAAGCCACACACGCCTACTACAGAGGAAGGGCCTCTAAAGCTTGAGTTAAAGTCCTTACCTCCCTCTTTGAAGAATATATTTCTAGGCGAGCATGATTCTTATCTAGTGATTATTAGTAGTTCTTTGAGGCATGAGGAAGAGGAAGCATTGTTGCAAGTGCTTAAGAGTCAtgaaacagctcttgggtggaccattagtgacttgaaggggatcTGTCCGGCTAAgtatatgcacaagatcctacttgaGAAAGTTGCTAAATCGGTagtgcaaccacaaaggcggctcaatccaaccatgaaagaagtggtctaA